A region of Vigna radiata var. radiata cultivar VC1973A unplaced genomic scaffold, Vradiata_ver6 scaffold_48, whole genome shotgun sequence DNA encodes the following proteins:
- the LOC106752806 gene encoding bidirectional sugar transporter N3-like — MAILNSQNHMALAFGVLGNVISFMVYLAPLPTFYRIHKRKSTEGFQSLPYLVALFSSMLWLYYATLKPADATLLITINLVGSVIETVYIVMFLLYATHDARKLTVKLFMVMNVGSFALIFFVTFFTMHGALRITVVGWVCVSIAVAVFAAPLSIVAQVIRTKNVEFMPLNLSVFLTLSAIIWFSYGFFLKDICIAVPNVLGFALGLLQMLLYAIYRNSKPKNVAKEEPLKNIVVVNPLGTSEVYPVQVIDKEKEEGVEGPREDEKDVEAKKRPA; from the exons ATGGCTATTCTCAACAGTCAAAATCATATGGCCTTAGCCTTTGGCGTTCTAG GAAACGTGATCTCCTTCATGGTGTATTTGGCACCCCT GCCAACTTTTTACCGGATTCACAAAAGGAAATCCACTGAAGGTTTTCAATCACTTCCTTATCTGGTGGCACTGTTCAGCTCCATGCTTTGGCTGTACTATGCTACTCTCAAGCCAGCTGATGCTACTCTCCTAATTACCATTAACTTAGTGGGAAGTGTCATTGAGACGGTTTACATTGTCATGTTCTTACTCTATGCCACCCATGATGCCAGG AAGTTAACCGTTAAATTGTTTATGGTGATGAACGTGGGTTCCTTTGCCTTGATCTTCTTCGTCACCTTCTTCACTATGCATGGTGCCCTCCGAATCACAGTCGTTGGATGGGTTTGTGTATCTATAGCAGTAGCTGTTTTTGCAGCACCCTTGAGCATTGTG GCACAAGTTATTCGAACCAAGAATGTGGAGTTTATGCCCCTTAACTTGTCGGTTTTCCTGACGCTGAGTGCCATAATTTGGTTTTCCTATGGTTTCTTCCTGAAGGACATATGCATTGCT GTTCCAAATGTGCTGGGTTTCGCATTGGGACTACTTCAGATGCTGCTGTATGCCATATACAGAAACAGTAAACCGAAGAATGTTGCAAAGGAGGAGCCATTGAAAAATATTGTTGTGGTGAATCCGTTGGGAACGTCTGAGGTGTACCCAGTTCAAGTAATCgacaaagagaaagaagaaggagtAGAAGGTCCCAGAGAAGACGAGAAAGATGTCGAAGCAAAGAAACGCCCGGCATGA
- the LOC106752879 gene encoding probable U3 small nucleolar RNA-associated protein 11, protein MSSLRNAIPSRAHKERSQPSARKKFGLLEKHKDYVQRAKAFHKKEDTLRKLREKAANRNEDEFYFKMVRTKTVDGVHRPESEANKYTQEELMLMKTQDMGYILQKVQSERKKIERLTASLHSIDNQPANKHVFFAEDREEAKELQSRYSKSEIPLTIDNIPTGIKRKTDRSYKELEARKDRLSQLEKIYMDMAMKKELQKNGRKRKLTEDEIVCPTSQPVYKWRAERKR, encoded by the exons ATGTCCTCCCTTCGAAATGCCATTCCCAGTCGTGCGCACAAAGAGCGTTCTCAACC GTCAGCGAGGAAAAAGTTCGGCTTGCTCGAAAAGCATAAGGATTATGTCCAACGTGCTAAAGCATTCCACAAGAAAGAGGATACTTTACGG AAACTTAGGGAAAAAGCAGCTAATAGGAATGAAGATGAGTTTTACTTCAAGATGGTTAGAACAAAAACAGTTGATGGAGTTCACAGACCAGA GAGTGAAGCAAATAAGTACACTCAGGAAGAGCTTATGCTTATGAAGACTCAGGATATGGGTTACATTCTTCAGAAGGTTCAGAGTGAGAGAAAG AAAATTGAAAGGCTAACTGCCTCGCTACACTCTATTGATAATCAACCTGCAaacaaacatgttttctttgctGAGGACAG GGAAGAGGCTAAAGAGTTACAATCAAGATATTCAAAAAGTGAAATTCCTCTTACTATCGATAATATTCCTACTGGCATTAAGAG GAAAACAGATCGGTCTTATAAAGAGTTGGAAGCAAGAAAAGATAGACTAAGCCAATTAGAGAAAATCTACATGGATATGGCAATGAAGAAGGAGTTGCAG AAAAATGGTAGGAAACGCAAACTAACTGAGGATGAGATTGTCTGTCCAACAAGTCAACCAGTGTACAAGTGGCGTGCTGAAAGAAAACGATAA